Below is a genomic region from Leptotrichia shahii.
AAGAGGTGACAAGTAGTGGAGCTGCTTCTACAGCTATAAGAGATCAAATTATCTCGTTTGCACAAACAAAATTAGGTTCACCATATGTTTGGGGAGCAACTGGTCCAAACACTTTTGATTGTTCAGGCTTCGTTGGTTATGTATTCAAAAAAGCTGCTAATGTAAGCTTGCCTAGAGTTTCAAGCTCACAAGCGACATTTAAACCAAGAATTTCATCAATGAATATGACGAAAGGCGATTTGGTATTTTTTGAAACAACTGGAAAAGGTCGTATTTCTCACGTAGGTATCTATATGGGTAATAGACAGTTTATTCATGCTTCTTCTGGAAGTAGAAGAGTAACAGTTTCTAGTTTAGACAGTAATTTTTACAACAAGACATTTAGATGGGCAATTAATCCATTTAGTAGTTAATTACTACAATTAATTTCTTATAAATAAATATATTCTTTACATAAATTCTTGTATAAACAAGAGATATTAAAATCATAAATTGATTAAAAAATATAAAAACTTTGGAACAAGGAGTTTTATCTCAGTTGAGGAGATATTGCTCCTTTTTTTCTATTTTTCCATGTTATTCTCTCATCTAAATAATAAATTTATTATAAACTTTTTGGCAAGGGAAAGGAACGAGTCTACTTGTCATCAAAAAATAAAATACAATTTTTGTTTTTTAATAGAATTTAATACCACATTAGTTAAGGAGCTTAAAATATTATGAAGATTAATAGATTATTTGAAATTTTATATCTGTTGCTTGAAAAAAAGACTATTACTGCTAAAGAACTTGCTGAACATTTTGAAGTATCCGTCAGAACAATCTATAGAGATATTGACATTCTCTCTTCTGCTGGTATTCCAGTATATTTTCAAAGGGGAAAATCTGGCGGAATAAAGCTAATGGATAACTACGTCATAAATAAATCGCTACTTTCACAAAACGAGCAAAATGAAATACTTTATGCCCTGCAAAGTTTAAATGCTACTAATTATCCAAATAATAATAAAACTCTTTCAAAATTAAACGCTATTTTTAACAAAAAGTCAGACAATTGGATAAAAATAGACTTTTCCAGATATAATTGCGATGATAACACTCTATTTGAAAAAATTAAGGAGGCAATATTAACTAAACAAACCGTAAAATTTAATTATTTTAACACAAAAGGTGAACATTCTGAAAGAATAGCAGACCCTTTAAATTTATGGTTTAAAGAAAGAGCATGGTACTTATTTGCCTATTGCCACAAAAAAAGCGATATTCGTCAATTTAAAATAACAAGAATCAAAAATCTAATCTTAACAGACAAACATTTTGAAAAATCCGTAGAAAATTTTAAGATTAATGATAAAAAAGATAAGATAAAGAATGTAAAAATTATAGTCGAAATAGACAAATCACAAGCATACCGTGTCTACGATGAATTTTCTGAAGAGAATATAAACAAAATGGAAAATGGAAATTTTGAAATTGTAATGGAATATCCTGAAAATGAATGGGTTTATGGTTATCTTCTATCCTTTGGAGAACATTTGAAGATAAAGGAGCCAGAGAGAATAAAGAAAATTTTGTTTGAAAAAATTGAAAAAATGAAGAAGAATTATAAATAAGAAAATATTTTTCAAAGTTTTTTTCAAGAATAAAATGTCATAATCTTCTAAAATATTAGAAATGAGAGAAATGGAAAACAATATCAAAGTATATGTAAAAAAATATCCGGATACATGGGGAGTAATTCAAGATTACACCATAAATAATGCTATTTTCAAATATCTTGGTTTTGGTTATGATTCAGAACTGATGAGATAAATTATAAAAATTAATAAATATGGCAATATCTTATTGTCGTATTTTTTATTTTGAAAAATTTACTTAATTTTTATAAATCAAAATTTTATTTTTTAATATGACATACTCTTGTCATATTATGACTGCTATAATTGATTTAATAAAAATTGAGAGAAAAGGTGGTATAATTATGAAATATGAAATAGTAGAAATTAAAGAAAAAACTCTTGTTGGATTTAAAGCACGAGTGAAAGATGACGAAACAATGTCTGAAAAAATTTCAAATTTATGGGAAAAACTGTATTCTAAAAAAGGTGTCCAAAATATAAAGGACAGAATAAATGATAATGCTATCGGTGTCTATTATAACTACAGTAATGAAAATGACTTTGAGTACGACTGTCTTACAGGCTGTGAAGTGAAAAATAAAATTGATGAAATTCCTGAAGATATGACAAGGCTAGAAATTCCACAAGGAAAATATGCAAAATTTGTGATTTTTGGTGATCCTGTAAAGGCTGTTGGAGAATTTTGGTATAAATTTTGGGAAGAATTTGGGAAGGAAAAATCTAATATAAGAAATTATACCTATGATTTTGAAGAATATATAGCAGGTAATGATTATGAAAATACAGAAATTCACATTTATATTAGCATAAAATAATAACTAGGAGATGATAATTATGGCATTTGATTTTAAAAAGGAGTTTAAAAAATTTTATAAACCGTCGGGAAATCCTGAAATTATAGAAATTCCTAGAATGAATTTTATAGCAGTGCGAGGGAAAGGAAATCCAAACGAAAAAGATGGCGAGTATCAGAAAGCAGTTGAAATGCTATATGGAGTTGCCTACACTCTTAAGATGAGCTATAAAACAGAATACAAAATTGAAGGATTTTTTGAATATGTTGTTCCGCCACTAGAAGGACTTTGGTGGCAGGAAAATGTAGAGAATAAAAATTATTTGTTAAACAAGGAATTATTTAACTGGATTTCTTTAATTAGAGTGCCTGATTTTATTAAAAAGGAAGATGTGGAATGGGCTATAAAGTGTGCTACTGAAAAAAAGAAAAAGGATTTTTCAAAAGTTGAATTTTTCAGCTATAATGAAGGGCTTTGCGTACAATGCATGCATATAGGAAGCTACAATGATGAACCCAAAACTATTCAAAGAATGAATGAATTTGTACAAGAAAGTGGGTACAGTATTGATTTAACAGATAAAAGACATCATCATGAAATTTATTTAAGTGACCCAAGAAAAGCAGATATGAATAAAATGAAGACAGTAATACGACAACCTATTAAAAAATAAGGAAAAATTAAAAGAAATTCTAAAGTTTTACATAAACTTAAAATATAATTATAGCACAGGATGATAAAATTACCATCCTGTTTTTTTATTCTTCCTTAAAATATATAAAAATTATTTTTAAAAATGTGCATAAGTGAAATCTGCAATTCCAGTAACACTTCTTCTCACAACATCTTTTATCTTTGGATTTCTGTAATGATTTTCTACTGAAAAATATAGTGGCGAAATTACATTCTCATCAATCAGTATTCTCTCAGCTTCATTTATTTTTTTATCTCTTTCTTTAGAAGACGGTATTTTTGAGATTTCTGTTACTAATGCATTGTATTTAGCTTTAGACCAGACATTCATATTTAAGTTATCATCTTTTTTCCATCTATCTAAATAAGATAAGGCATCATCGTATTTTGGCGACCATGTATTCAATACTGTATCATAATCTCCAGATCTAGTTTTTGATAATCTTTCTTTAAATGGTACAGTTGAAATATCTGTCTCCAGTCCTAATTTTGTTCTCAATTCCTCTTGAATGAACTGTATTTCCTTTACTTCTGGATCTGAGTTTCCTGATAACAATCTTAATCTTAATCTATTAACTCCAAGTTCTTTTAATGCTTCTAAATACAATTTTTTAGCTGTTTTAATATCATTATCTTTAAAATAATCTTTATCTGGATAACTTTCCCTATATTTTTTACTATATCCTGAAATTTCGTTACTTATAATTGATTTTGCAACAATTGATCCATCTTTCTTAATTTCATTTACATATTTCTTTCTATCAATGACTATCGAAATAGCTTTTCTCAATTTAGAATTTTTCAAATATTTATTGCTTAAATTAAAATCAAGATACCAGACTCTTCCATTAAAATATGTATCTAAAACCTTATTTTTCTTATATTTTGACAGACTATAAGGCTCAACTCTTGACATATCAATTTCTTTATTTTTAATTAAATCATCAACTACTCTAAAGTCTTTTGAAATAACATATTTTATTTTTGGAATTTTTATATTTTTAGCATTCCAATAATCCTCATTTTTTTCTAACAAAATCTCTTCTTCCTGTAATTTTGTTATTTTATATGGTCCAT
It encodes:
- a CDS encoding peptide ABC transporter substrate-binding protein codes for the protein MKKNIFFTLIIFVFLLAGCSKNSKDNKETVVFNLGSDYNTLDPHLFTEMIAVQVDSSIYEGLLRLDEKGNYTGGVAKSFKENGNKLIFKLRDNAKWSNGQKIVANDFVFAFKRVLNPKVAAQFSEMLFPIKNAEKYYNGKVGADALGVKAIDDETLEIELEYPTAYFKYILTLPISVPLNQKFYESRENKYAVKLDDFLFNGPYKITKLQEEEILLEKNEDYWNAKNIKIPKIKYVISKDFRVVDDLIKNKEIDMSRVEPYSLSKYKKNKVLDTYFNGRVWYLDFNLSNKYLKNSKLRKAISIVIDRKKYVNEIKKDGSIVAKSIISNEISGYSKKYRESYPDKDYFKDNDIKTAKKLYLEALKELGVNRLRLRLLSGNSDPEVKEIQFIQEELRTKLGLETDISTVPFKERLSKTRSGDYDTVLNTWSPKYDDALSYLDRWKKDDNLNMNVWSKAKYNALVTEISKIPSSKERDKKINEAERILIDENVISPLYFSVENHYRNPKIKDVVRRSVTGIADFTYAHF
- a CDS encoding GyrI-like domain-containing protein, which translates into the protein MKYEIVEIKEKTLVGFKARVKDDETMSEKISNLWEKLYSKKGVQNIKDRINDNAIGVYYNYSNENDFEYDCLTGCEVKNKIDEIPEDMTRLEIPQGKYAKFVIFGDPVKAVGEFWYKFWEEFGKEKSNIRNYTYDFEEYIAGNDYENTEIHIYISIK
- a CDS encoding GyrI-like domain-containing protein, with protein sequence MAFDFKKEFKKFYKPSGNPEIIEIPRMNFIAVRGKGNPNEKDGEYQKAVEMLYGVAYTLKMSYKTEYKIEGFFEYVVPPLEGLWWQENVENKNYLLNKELFNWISLIRVPDFIKKEDVEWAIKCATEKKKKDFSKVEFFSYNEGLCVQCMHIGSYNDEPKTIQRMNEFVQESGYSIDLTDKRHHHEIYLSDPRKADMNKMKTVIRQPIKK
- a CDS encoding helix-turn-helix transcriptional regulator; the encoded protein is MKINRLFEILYLLLEKKTITAKELAEHFEVSVRTIYRDIDILSSAGIPVYFQRGKSGGIKLMDNYVINKSLLSQNEQNEILYALQSLNATNYPNNNKTLSKLNAIFNKKSDNWIKIDFSRYNCDDNTLFEKIKEAILTKQTVKFNYFNTKGEHSERIADPLNLWFKERAWYLFAYCHKKSDIRQFKITRIKNLILTDKHFEKSVENFKINDKKDKIKNVKIIVEIDKSQAYRVYDEFSEENINKMENGNFEIVMEYPENEWVYGYLLSFGEHLKIKEPERIKKILFEKIEKMKKNYK
- a CDS encoding C40 family peptidase, whose product is MKKILMLAGALIISAVSFADLESTIKNHYSNKTIDLTVVSKPRQEVTSSGAASTAIRDQIISFAQTKLGSPYVWGATGPNTFDCSGFVGYVFKKAANVSLPRVSSSQATFKPRISSMNMTKGDLVFFETTGKGRISHVGIYMGNRQFIHASSGSRRVTVSSLDSNFYNKTFRWAINPFSS